A genomic window from Camelina sativa cultivar DH55 chromosome 2, Cs, whole genome shotgun sequence includes:
- the LOC109126428 gene encoding putative F-box protein At4g11580, producing the protein MEKANSSREDSEWSTLDRNILAIVFDKLDIMDITMGASRDLMFVAERMPNIEKLALPVSLSLYNEIRVLGRNCSNLNNLKLMGYLENYDTVQIVRYLQSLKRLSLQCSEVYVEDVISLIRGLGNLTILNLTHCRYLSNSYITRNHIVQAATHQKLEKLIMCSRNNCRVCQKERPRLFGWNTYFEKYWRNDEIKELEF; encoded by the exons ATGGAGAAGGCAAACAGCTcaagagaagattcagaatGGTCAACTCTGGATAGAAACATACTTGCCATTGTCTTCGATAAGCTCGACATAATGGACATTACCATGGGAGCTTCGCGT GATCTCATGTTTGTTGCTGAGAG gaTGCCAAACATAGAGAAACTTGCTTTACCAGTTTCATTGTCACTGTATAATGAG ATTCGAGTCCTGGGAAGGAACTGCAGTAACCTCAACAACTTGAAACTTATGGGTTATTTGGAAAATTACGATACTGTGCAAATCGTGCGTTACCTCCAGAGCCTGAAGAGGTTGAGTTTACAATGCTCTGAGGTCTATGTTGAAGATGTTATCTCGCTAATCAGAGGTCTGGGAAACCTCACGATCCTTAACCTGACACATTGCCGATACTTGTCCAATAGTTATATCACGAGAAATCATATTGTACAAGCTGCCACTCATCAGAAGCTTGAAAAACTTATCATGTGCTCCAGAAATAATTGCAGAGTTTGCCAAAAAGAGCGACCTAGACTGTTTGGGTGGAATACTTATTTCGAGAAGTATTGGCGAAATGATGAGATAAAGGAACTTGAATTTTGA
- the LOC104718663 gene encoding putative F-box protein At4g11580, whose amino-acid sequence MERLDGARRIQRWTLSIKSVLSSIYGVMFMRSRKVPSWENMDSDILAKIFEKLNVVDITVGASRVCVTWFLAAHQKSLSKTINLANPKLVEFKHPRVKNLRLKSQYVNVEEEGLHNMRKILIRVTKFSGTVPTNLFFNFYSFVEDEDPIIASERMPNIRKLVLPQWCNLRESSYKFAFSQWKNLHTLIISTHFYSKGIVEFRFIGENCTNLTNLKLSGHVDPYIAEGIVCYLPKLKRVSMRCCVIDSTQEVSLLITYLQNLTILNLSHCMFKTSLKDSLFEESFIKTATPKIDTLIMCSEVGCRLCEDRSRILGSNAYYEKHWRNDEIKELGF is encoded by the exons ATGGAGAGATTAGATGGTGCAAGAAGAATCCAAAGATGGACACTCTCTATAAAATCTGTCCTTagttcaat CTATGGTGTGATGTTCATGAGATCAAGAAAAGTTCCAAGCTGGGAGAATATGGATAGCGATATTTTAGCCAAGATTTTCGAGAAGCTCAATGTAGTGGATATTACCGTCGGAGCATCACGCGTCTGTGTCACTTGGTTCCTTGCCGCTCACCAAAAATCTCTATCGAAAACAATCAACCTCGCCAATCCCAAACTCGTCGAGTTCAAGCATCCTCGAGTAAAAAACTTGCGGCTCAAATCCCAATATGTAaacgtagaagaagaaggtctACACAATATGAGGAAAATTTTGATTAGAGTTACCAAATTCAGTGGTACAGTTCCGACAAATTTGTTCTTCAACTTCTATTCCTTTGTAGAAGATGAGGATCCCATCATTGCTTCTGAGAG GATGCCAAACATCAGAAAACTTGTCTTACCTCAGTGGTGCAATTTACGTGAGAGTTCATATAAATTTGCATTCAGTCAATGGAAGAACCTTCACACATTAATCATCTCTACACACTTCTACAGCAAGGGGATAGTCGAGTTTCGATTCATCGGAGAAAACTGTACAAACCTCACCAACCTAAAACTGTCGGGTCACGTCGACCCATATATAGCTGAGGGAATTGTGTGTTACCTCCCAAAGCTCAAGAGAGTGAGTATGAGATGTTGTGTCATCGACTCTACTCAAGAAGTTTCCTTACTCATCACATACCTTCAAAACCTAACGATCCTCAACCTCTCGCATTGTATGTTCAAAACCTCATTGAAGGATTCGTTATTTGAGGAGAGTTTCATAAAAACCGCCACTCCGAAGATTGACACATTAATCATGTGTTCGGAAGTCGGCTGTAGGTTATGCGAAGATCGGTCTCGCATATTAGGTTCAAATGCTTATTACGAGAAGCATTGGCGTAATGATGAGATCAAAGAACTTGGTTTCTGA
- the LOC104718671 gene encoding putative F-box protein At4g11580, whose amino-acid sequence MLVTMEIRSDGLKVLLENSLFTTNSTTLLLRNYVVQQFPSCEVKEKVDRSKEVPKWETLHRDVLAVVFDKLELMDLTLGVSRVCTSWFLASHNKTLWNTVDLTKLKQVDFSYFMVFEDRVRPIIFFEHRVDEEEVAKGLSFKSIFIKISKFFFDYSVVHLTLMELLVEITKLSRMAPKNLFFHFSSYVKTEDLMFAAERMPNIEKLVLPVWCYKTKESFQFVFSQWKNLKTLIIAQDYQLCTGTFDFQIVGENCSNLTNFKYLGFLQDKSVEQIVRYLQNLKRLSLRCSYVTIDGVISLITGLQNLTVLNLSHCVYLALDPDTVPDDYFVQAPIQKLEEFIKCTPDCKICKPCYSWSYLSEDWHNDEIKEFEF is encoded by the exons ATGTTAGTTACGATGGAGATTAGGTCAGACGGTCTCAAGGTTCTTCTTGAAAATTCTCTGTTTACGACAAATTCgacaactcttcttcttaggaATTATGTTGTTCAACAGTTTCCAAG TTGTGAAGTGAAGGAGAAGGTAGACAGGTCAAAAGAAGTTCCAAAGTGGGAAACTTTGCACAGGGACGTACTTGCTGTTGTATTCGATAAGCTCGAATTGATGGACCTTACCTTGGGAGTTTCACGTGTATGTACTTCTTGGTTCCTTGCCTCTCACAACAAAACTCTGTGGAACACTGTCGACCTCACTAAGCTCAAACAAGTGGACTTCTCCTATTTTATGGTGTTTGAGGATCGAGTCCGACCAATCATCTTCTTTGAGCACcgggttgatgaagaagaagtagcaaAAGGCCTAAGCTTTAAGAGTATTTTTATTAAGATTAGCAAATTCTTTTTTGACTATAGTGTCGTACACTTAACCCTCATGGAATTACTGGTTGAGATCACCAAGTTGAGCCGCATGGCCCCGAAGAATTTGTTCTTTCACTTCAGTTCCTATGTAAAAACGGAGGATCTCATGTTTGCTGCCGAGAG gaTGCCAAACATAGAGAAACTTGTTTTACCGGTCTGGTGCTATAAAACCAAGGAGTCATTTCAGTTTGTGTTCAGTCAATGGAAGAATCTTAAAACACTAATCATTGCTCAAGATTATCAGCTTTGTACTGGGACATTCGACTTTCAAATCGTGGGAGAAAACTGCAGTAACCTTACAAACTTCAAATATTTGGGTTTTTTGCAAGACAAGAGTGTTGAGCAAATCGTGCGGTACCTTCAAAACCTCAAGAGGTTGAGTTTACGATGCTCTTACGTCACAATTGATGGAGTTATATCGCTAATCACAGGCCTCCAAAACCTCACAGTTCTTAATCTCTCACATTGCGTATACTTGGCTTTGGATCCTGACACGGTGCCTGATGACTATTTTGTACAAGCCCCCATTCAGAAGCTTGAAGAATTCATCAAATGTACACCAGATTGCAAGATTTGCAAACCCTGCTACTCCTGGTCGTATCTCTCTGAGGATTGGCATAATGATGAGATAAAGGAATTTGAATTCTGA
- the LOC104718681 gene encoding probable disease resistance protein RPP1 isoform X2, with amino-acid sequence MNSSFSFSTFFRKLRFQHNHREIDSPSSVPPSSLSRTWKHHVFLSFHGEDVRKTFLTHILKEFRGKGIDPFIDNDIERGKTIGPELIEAIKGSRIAIVLLSRNYASSSWCLNELVEIMKCREELSQIVMTIFYDVDPTDVKKQMGAFGKVFNKTCKGKPRKEIKRWRIALEGVATIAGEHSRNWVSEAAMIEKIAMDVSNKLNNSTPSRDFNSLVGMGAHMKNMGTMLGLESDEVRMIGIWGPSGIGKTTIARYLYNQISSSFDLSVFMEDIKELTSTRRVSSDDYSAKLYLQKQFLSQILNHKDIEIPHLGVVQDRLNDKKVLIVLDNIDQSIQLDAIAKETSWFGHGSRIIITTQDQKLLKSHGINHIYKVDFPSVYEASHIFCMYAFGQKFPKKGLEALSWEVTNLLGKLPLGLRVMGSHFRGMSKQEWIDALPRLRTRLDASIQSILMFSYNALCDEDKDLFVHIACLFNYQMIELMEDHLGKSFLDVKQQFRILSEKSLISVENGCVYMHNLLVQLGKEIVCRELGNQSIIKPGKRQFLVDARDICEVLTNDTGSKNVIGIHFDSSGLSGELSISERAFEGMSNLEFLRFKCMYDNQNHNLSLPLGLNHLSQKLRLLHWDRFPMTCLPSNFCTECLVELYMIDSQLQKLWEGDRPLRNLKWVNLSLSKNLKELPDLSTATNLQHMFLSSCSSLVELPSLNATNLKKMDISKCSSLVELPSWMGNANNLSLLNLMGCSSLVELPSSIGNATNLQTLKLDMCTSLVELPSSIGNLHKLQKLIAIGCSKLEVLPTNINLESLDEVNFCNCLMLKSFPEISTHIRLLNLARTAIKEVPSSIKSWPNLSSLGMSFNENLQEFPHALDIITSLVFEDKEMQEISPWVKKVSRLRFLTLIGCKKLVSIPQLPDSLDHLRAENCESLVRLDCFFHNPKHLQFTNCFKLNKEARELIVQTSTRCTVLPGEEVPENFTYRANTGSSVMVNLNKRPLSKTSRFKACILLVGEGGDKEKEVFGMKEMRISYLIMEKHNPGVSVPCKPIGYSLSYSFTDHLYIFEFEGDVTSNELRFDFKIYCSERKIKECGVMLSKSLSCLWD; translated from the exons AtgaattcttctttttccttttccacGTTTTTCAGAAAACTCAGGTTCCAACACAATCACAGAGAAATAGATTCTCCTTCATCAGTTCCTCCATCGTCTTTGTCAAGAACTTGGAAACACCATGTATTCCTGAGCTTCCACGGGGAAGATGTCCGAAAAACATTTCTTACCCACATCCTTAAAGAGTTCAGAGGAAAAGGAATCGATCCATTCATTGATAATGATATCGAGAGGGGTAAAACAATTGGTCCTGAGCTCATAGAAGCTATCAAAGGATCAAGGATCGCCATCGTCTTGCTTTCGAGGAACTACGCTTCTTCTTCGTGGTGCCTGAATGAGTTGGTGGAGATCATGAAGTGTAGAGAAGAGTTGAGTCAAATAGTGATGACCATTTTCTATGATGTAGATCCAACTGACGTCAAGAAACAGATGGGAGCCTTTGGGAAAGTATTCAATAAAACTTGTAAAGGTAAACCGAGAAAGGAGAttaagagatggagaatagctTTGGAGGGTGTGGCCACAATCGCTGGAGAGCATTCACGCAACTG GGTTAGTGAAGCTGCCATGATAGAAAAAATAGCTATGGATGTTTCAAATAAGTTGAATAATTCCACACCATCAAGAGATTTTAACAGTTTAGTTGGAATGGGAGCTCATATGAAAAATATGGGAACAATGTTAGGTCTAGAATCGGATGAGGTCAGGATGATTGGGATTTGGGGTCCGTCTGGAATTGGGAAGACCACCATAGCTAGATATCTGTATAACCAAATCTCTAGCAGTTTCGATTTGAGCGTCTTTATGGAGGATATCAAAGAGTTAACGTCTACAAGGCGAGTGTCTTCTGATGACTATAGTGCAAAGTTGTACTTACAAAAACAGTTTTTGTCCCAGATACTCAACCACAAGGATATTGAGATTCCTCATCTTGGAGTTGTACAAGATAGGTTGAACGACAAGAAAGTGTTGATTGTTCTTGATAACATTGATCAGTCTATACAATTAGATGCCATCGCAAAAGAGACTAGCTGGTTTGGTCATGGAAGTCGGATCATCATCACAACTCAAGACCAAAAACTTTTGAAGTCACATGGCATCAACCATATTTACAAGGTGGATTTCCCGTCAGTATATGAAGCTTCTCACATCTTTTGTATGTATGCTTTTGGTCAAAAGTTCCCTAAAAAGGGTTTAGAGGCGCTTTCATGGGAAGTTACAAACCTTTTGGGTAAACTACCATTGGGGTTAAGAGTTATGGGCTCCCATTTCCGAGGAATGTCTAAGCAAGAGTGGATAGATGCACTACCAAGGCTAAGAACTCGCCTCGATGCCAGCATTCAAAGCATTTTAATGTTCAGTTACAATGCGTTATGTGATGAAGATAAAGATTTATTCGTTCATATAGCTTGTCTTTTCAATTATCAAATGATTGAGCTAATGGAAGATCATCTCGGAAAGAGCTTCTTGGATGTGAAGCAACAGTTTCGCATTTTATCTGAGAAATCTCTCATATCTGTTGAAAATGGATGTGTATATATGCACAATCTGCTAGTACAATTGGGTAAAGAAATTGTCTGTCGTGAGCTTGGGAACCAATCCATTATTAAACCTGGGAAGCGTCAGTTTTTGGTTGATGCTAGAGATATATGTGAAGTACTCACTAATGACACg GGTAGTAAAAATGTTATAGGCATACATTTTGACTCATCTGGTTTGTCAGGCGAACTAAGTATAAGTGAAAGGGCTTTTGAGGGGATGTCTAATCTTGAATTCTTAAGATTCAAGTGTATGTATgataatcaaaatcataatttgaGCTTACCACTAGGTTTGAACCATCTATCTCAAAAACTACGATTACTACATTGGGATCGCTTTCCAATGACATGCCTGCCTTCCAATTTTTGTACGGAGTGCCTAGTCGAATTATATATGATAGACAGCCAACTTCAGAAGTTGTGGGAAGGAGATCGG CCCCTTCGTAACCTCAAGTGGGTGAATTTGAGTCTGTCGAAAAACCTAAAGGAACTACCTGATCTCTCAACTGCCACTAATCTTCAACatatgtttctttcttcctGCTCAAGTTTGGTGGAGCTCCCTTCCTTGAATGCCactaatctaaaaaaaatggaCATTTCTAAATGCTCAAGTTTGGTGGAGCTTCCCTCCTGGATGGGAAATGCCAATAATCTTTCCTTGTTGAATCTCATGGGATGTTCAAGTCTGGTAGAGCTCCCGTCCTCTATTGGAAATGCCACTAATCTCCAAACATTGAAACTTGATATGTGCACTAGTCTGGTAGAGTTGCCCTCCTCTATTGGGAATCTTCATAAATTGCAAAAGTTGATTGCAATAGGTTGCTCAAAGCTAGAGGTTCTTCCTACCAACATCAACTTGGAATCTCTTGACGaagttaatttttgtaattgtttgatGCTGAAAAGTTTTCCTGAGATTTCCACACATATTAGGCTCCTAAATCTCGCGAGAACTGCGATAAAAGAAGTACCTTCGTCCATAAAGTCGTGGCCTAATCTTTCTTCCTTGGGCATGTCATTCAATGAAAACCTCCAGGAGTTTCCGCATGCTCTTGATATCATCACATCGTTGGTATTTGAAGATAAAGAAATGCAAGAGATCTCTCCGTGGGTTAAGAAAGTCTCTCGTCTTCGATTTCTTACACTCATCGGATGCAAGAAGCTAGTGTCAATCCCACAGCTTCCGGATTCCTTAGATCATCTAAGGGCAGAAAACTGCGAGTCATTAGTGAGACTCGATTGCTTCTTTCACAATCCAAAGCATCTTCAGTTTACTAACTGTTTCAAACTAAATAAAGAAGCGAGGGAACTCATCGTTCAGACCAGTACTCGCTGTACAGTCTTACCTGGTGAGGAAGTGCCTGAGAACTTCACTTACCGAGCTAATACTGGAAGTTCCGTGAtggtaaatttgaataaaaggCCTCTTTCCAAAACCTCGAGATTTAAGGCTTGTATCTTGCTGGTTGGTGAAGGTGGTGACAAGGAGAAGGAGGTGTTTGGTATGAAAGAGATGAGAATATCGTATCTCATCATGGAAAAACATAATCCTGGCGTCTCTGTTCCATGCAAACCTATTGGCTACTCTCTATCTTACTCTTTTACTGATCATTTGTACATCTTTGAGTTTGAAGGAGATGTGACATCTAACGAGCTTCGCTTTgactttaaaatctactgtagcgaaagaaagataaaagaatgtGGGGTAATGCTCAGTAAAAGTCTTTCATGTTTATGGGACTGA